The genomic region aattctcagctggtaacccccatcagcataaagctgcaaaggcctgatgggtacgattaagtcagggatcagtctacacgagtgactcgatcacgcttcacccgagcctagcctcggccaagggcagccgacctcgagagacttccgtctcgcccgaggccccctttttatggcggacacatcaccggctcgcccgaggccttggcttcgctcagaagcaaccttgactaaatcgccacaccgactgaccaaattgcaggggcatttaacgcaaaggtggcctgacaccttcatcctgacacgcgcccccggcagagccgaagtgaccgccgtcactccaccgctccactggccagtctgacagaaggacagcgccgcctgcgccactccgactgcagtgccactcgacagagtgagtctgacaggcagtcaggccttgccaaaggcaccacggcgaactccgccccgcccgaccccagggctcggactcgggctaagacccggaagacggcgaactccgctccgcccgaccccagggctcggactcgggctaagacccggaagacggcgaactccgctccgcccgaccccagggctcggactcgggctaagacccggaagacggcgaactccgctccgcccgaccccagggctcggactcgggctaagacccggaagacggcgaactccgctccgcccgaccccagggctcggactcgggctaagacccggaagacggcgaactccgctccgcccgaccccagggctcggactcgggctaagacccggaagacgacgaaactccgctccgcccgaccccagggctcggactcaggctaagacccggaagacgacgaaactccgctccgcccgaccccagggctcggactcgggctaagacccggaagacgacgaaactccgcctcgcccgaccccagggctcggactccgccctggcctcggccgaacgacttccgcctcgcccgaccccatggctcgggctcggccacggcaacggaaggtagactcaacctcggcttcggaggaacccccacgtcgccctgcctagggcacagaccgccacgtcaacaggaagcgccatcatcatcctaccccgaatcgactcgggtcacggagaacaagaccggcgtcccatccggccagctccgccggaggggcaatgatggcgctccacaagctctacgacgacggcggcccccagctctcttacggaagcaggacgacgtcagcagggactcgaccgctccaacagctgtccctccgccaggctccgccgcacctccgacagccacgacatcacgccagcagggtgcccagatctctccggctgccacattggcatgtacctagggcgctagctctccctccgctagacacgtaacactctgctacaccccccattgtacacctggatcctctccttacgactataaaagggaggaccagggccttcttagaaagggttggccgcgcgggaccgaggacgggacaggcgctctcttgggccgctcgcttccctcacccgcgtggacgcttgtaacccccctactgcaagcgcacccgacctgggcgcgggacgaacacgaaggccgcgggacttccacctctctcacgctcgactccggccacctcgcctctccccccttcgcgctcgcccacgcgctcgacccatctgggctgtagcacgcagcacactcactcgtcggcttagggacccccctgtctcgaaacgccgacacaaagcgatcatgcattcaatgcaattggataaagacaaatgaaaaatacaccaaacatataaaaccAAGTGGACACAAGTTTGACAGAGCAATGTAAACACAAAAGGTCAACTTAGGTGCTAGAGTGAACTGGCACACTAGTGGTTTGTGATTCCCTAAATATTATCTATCTCCATGGATTGCATAATTTTAATTCcactaattttagtgagacacaaaattataccagggataaattcatacattacatattattaatctcacaaggttaaaatctaattaccattagggttttcctttttattttcttatttagTAAACAAACTATTACATatactaacctatagtctaggcataaaattaacatgtacagacagtgaatgatcataatttatttggacaaagaataatcctatgaacattttgcaatttgaatcactcaatttgaagttcatatgcaaaagatatgaaataaacaagttttgaagtttaaaatacaaaattaggcctaAATTTGTGAATAAATAGAAGTCTAGGGTTCAATCCGTAAGATTACAGAGGCCTACGCGTGAAAACCAGGGACAGCGGGTTGATTTCTAAGAAgcgagggtctctttagcaaaactgCCACACAAAGGGGTATGGGGTTGCGCTAGCCGTCCGATCTCCGACCAAAGGTCCAGATTAGAATAACGAGCGAGGGCGCAGGCTCTTGATAGGTGGGCTCGGGTGGGTTGAGGCACTGACACACAGGGCCCATGGGTCAGCAGTTTGAAGAGGACACGGGGCGCGTTGGCCACTGGATTGTAGATTGATGGCTCTGGTTCCAGAAACAACGTGAACTGTTATCCACGACTTCAGGCCGTCAGATCAAGACTGGGTGGTTCGAATTCGGCACGAGGGGTTTAGTCTCCTCTGGTCAGCTAGGGGTGGTGCTCTCCGCGGACACGGCGGCGCAGTCGCCGGAGGTTAGGCAGACCGGGGCTTCTAAGGCACTGGGGGTTGGTCTGGGTAGCCAGAGAGGTTGGGGAGGACTCGGCAAGCACTATGGCAAGGTCTGGGTGCCGAGAATAGGACTAAGATGGGCAGACGGTGGAGGGGGATCCTCGGGCGAACCCAAGGTTACTCTGGCGAGCAATACCTGTCGCGGTGAGGGTTAAACCGGCGCTCTGTGGTCGGCATAGGCTCCGGGGAGAGGGTGGGGGTGCTCTAGGCCTAAGTTAGGGCTCAGGGAGGGGTTGTAGTGGTCGAACGCCGTGAAGATGCTGCGGCGCGGCGAGGGGCAACTTCGTCGGCCGAAATCCCCCACGCATAGCAGAATTGGCGCAAAAGAGGGACACAAGAATGTCACTTACCCAGATACGGTGCTTCGGGCAGCTTGGCACGGCGCGATGGGGCTCTGGTTGGCCGGACATTGAAGAATCACGACGGCGGCGAGCTCCGACCTGCGCAGGGGAGAGGTAGAGCGCAGATCGGGTAGAGGATTTAAGGAAAGGGGAAACAACCGTGTTTTCCCGGTGCGCCAAGCTCAGGCAAAGCTCACCATGGCCAAAGCGCTGTCAGAAGTCCAGCGGCGACAGCAGAAAGGTGAAGCAACAGCGGGGGGCGGCGCTGCGGCTGGGTGAGTGCGAGGGTAGGGAAAGAGCGAGTGTGAGGCAGGGGTGAGCTGAGGGAGTGTTCGGGGTCTTCACCTAGCACTCGGGTGACATGGGCAGGTCGTGGGGACGTGGGCACGCTTTGACCGCATGGGGCACGCCATGGGCACAGGCGCGACAGTTGTAGGGGAGGGGATGGGTCTGACAATAGGGGTCGCGAGTCAGCGAGGGAACGCGCGGTGCTGACGAGGCGGTCCCACtgagaagagagggagagggcgagcGAGCGTGGCGCCGATAGGTGGGGCCCGCTTGTCAGCGGATGCGGGCGGTTAATTGGGCTGGATGGGCCGAAAGGCCAAGGAGGGAGGAGGTTTGAgctgctttccttttctttttttgaaatttctaatgtcttttctattttaatttctctatggttttcaaatcaaactcaaaccaaatttcaaattcaaaccaattcaaacatgtgcatcaaacaaaagaataatttaggctcaacatgatgcaacatttcatgactcacataagttttgacaaaataaataattaaaccctCGCCTAATTCACTTACTTTTAAtcaaaaggaaaagagagagagagacaagaggtaacCCCTAAATTTGGTTGGTATttggagaagaaattttataccctcaaattcagggtgttacaccgtcGAACATAATATAGCTGTCGGATGTCTGTCGTTTTACTGTTGTGCGTTACCAATGGATAGCATCTAATGGGCAATGCAAGGACGAGAGAAAAATTATAACTAGAGAGATGGGTCAGTCGATGGAGGGTCTAGAAGCATGCAAGCTCCTTGAGGCaacccttggtgctgcccttggcGTTCGTGCATATAGCCATGGTCTTGTTGTTGGTGCCGCTATACTCGACGTTGACGTCATCCATGGTGACGCCGGTGCATGGGACCTTGGCAGTGCAGAGCAGGCTAACGGCCTCCGGGGTGGAGGAGGTGCCGGTGATGTTCTTGAAGGTGACATCCTTGACGGTGACCTTGGAGGCGCCGTTGGCAGTACACAACTTGTTGGGGCAGTACTTCATGTCGATGAAGATGGGGTTGGCTGAGTCCTCCATCTTGATATTCTCGTAGTGGATCTTGGAGACGGTGAGCACGGAGGCGGCGTCCTCGTACGCCTTGATGCGGACGCCGAACATCGTCTTCTtaagagtgcaatccttgacgttGATGTCCGTGACGTCCTTCTCGTCCTTGTACCGCCCTAGGCTGCCGATGCTGATGCCGTGGCCAGGGCCGCAGGTCACGCCGGTGATGTTCACCTTGGAGGTCCCGGGGCCGATGGAGATGCAGTCGTCACCGACGCCAATGACGGTGTTGGTGATCGTGATCCCGGATGAGTCGCCCATGTGGATGCCATCCGTGTTGGGGCTGTCCCCGGGCGCCGTCACGGTCACGTccttgatcagcatgtccttgcaCCGGTACATGTTCATGTGGAAGAACTTGGAGTTGAGCAGCGTGACCCCGGACACCTCCCCGTTGTTCACGAAGTCCATCACCAGCGAGTTGGGAAGGATCTTGCAGTCGTACTTCTTGGTGCAGGAGTTCTTGCTCCACACGGCTGGGCCCTGCCCGTCAAGGTTTCCCTTGCCGGTGATGACCAGGTTATCCACACGTAGAATCTCGATCCAATTACCATGGTCCTTGTACTGGCTTAGGTCCGTGGTCGCCAGCAGATTGCCATCCACCTGGATGGTCACGTCGCCCTTGCAAGGGCCTGTGAAGTTGAGTTGTCCGACAAGGAAGTCACCCTTGGGTATGAGGATTGTCTGCTTCCCAGTGCCGCCGCACGCCGATGCCCATGCCTCCTGCACAGCCTTCGTGCTGTCTGTCTTGCCATTGCCGGAGGCGCCCAACTTGGTGATGTCGAAGGACCCACCAGGCCCGGACGCTTTCGCATCGATGCCCTTTGACTCTTCCTTCTCACCATGCACGATGCAGAAGAGGACCAGGAGGAACAAGGCTCTCATCGCATTGTTTGTGCACGCCATCTTGTCGTGATCGATGCTTTATTCGTGTCTCTTGTTGCCTGGGCACTAGGACCTATAAATACCATTGTTCTGCTGATAAAATTAGTGCGCTATATGTATGGCTTGGACACCATGCCTTTGCATCGCTATTTTTAGGGCAGACTTCTTGTCCTCAAACTCTTCATGCATTATTTGGACCCTTCAGAAGTAACCACTAACCACCGTGGAAAGCATAAATTAAATAACAAAAGAAAGAATGAACAATGCCAACATTTAAACTATACTCTACTATCTTATATATATCTTGGTATTACTAATTGAAGGTTCTAATAGAGCCTCTGGATTAATTTTCACTCTATTATTAATTCAGGACCCAATTGAGCCTTTATGTTAATTCTCATCAGACATGATAAAAAATTAAAAAATATCATAAATTCTTAGATTAATTAGAAATATCTGGCCATTAAACAAGAGACTCTAAATTATACATAACTATTAGATCCTGAAGGACCAAAAAAGTGATCAAATGGGGCGaataggtctatgttgagcaacctctcggctttgaagatagtgagtaccctaaccatgtttataaactctcaaaggcgctttatgggctcaagcaagccccaacagcatggtatgaatgcctaagagattttcttatcactaatggcttcagagtcagtaaagccgatcctactctctttactaaaaccatttcaaaagttttgtttgtatgccaaatttatgttgatgatattatatttgggtctactaacaaatctacttgtgaagagtttagtaggatcatgattccgaaattcgagatgtctatgatggggaagttgaaatattttctaggatttcaagtcaagcaactccaagatggcaccttcatcagccaaacaaagtacattcaagacatactcaacaagtttggaatgaaggatgccaagcccatcaggacacccatgggaactaatgggcatctcgacctcgacacgggaggtaaatccgtagaccaaaaggtataccggtcgatgataggatctttactctatttatgtgcatctcgaccagatagtatgctttctatatgcatgtgtgcaagattccaagccgatcctaaggaagttcaccttagggccgtgaaaagaatcatgagatatttagtttacactcctaaatttggtctttggtaccccaagggatccacctttgatttaataggatattcagatgccaattgggcagggtgtaaaattgataggaagagcacatcagggacttgtcagtttctagggagatccctggtgtcttggacttcaaagaaacaaaactcaatagctctttctaccgccgaagccaagtatattgccgcaggacattgttgtgtgcaattactttggatgaggcaaaaccttagggactatggctacaaattgagcaaagtccctctcctatgtgacaatgagagtgctatctgcatggcggataatcccgttgaacacagccgcactaagcacatagacattcggtatcactttttgagggatcaccaacaaaggggtgatatcgagattgcttatgttagcaccaaagaacaattagtcgatatctttaccaaaccattagatgataaaacctttagcaaacttaggaatgagctaaatattcttgattctcgaaactttgattgaaacattacacacatagctcatttgtatacctttgatcatatctctttcgtggctacgactaatgtgttttcaagtgtatttctatgctaagtcgtagattgaaagggaaatggagtcttcggcgaagacaaggcttccactccactctaacggtatcgtttatccttcgccgtcactccgcatcactgtccaaatttggtataatctttcactcatatttcatttaccaatggggagaaagtataaatggctcacaaagtctccgtttttggcgattaatgccaaagggggagaaatattaagcccaaagcaaaaggaccgcaccaccactttttgaaattttttaaattggtatgtttaatttcaaattggtatgttgattttcaattggtatattttcaaaattagcatctaaatatatttccaattgatatctatttaaaaccctcttgaaagctaagaggagaattttattcagggggagttttgtttagtcaaaggaaaagcatttgaaacagggggagaaatttcaaatcttgaaaatgcttcttacaatcttattcatatacctttgactatttgcaaaagactttgaaaaagaatttccaaaaagatttgcaaaaaacaaaacaagtggtgcaaatgtggtccaaaatgttaaaataaaagaaagcaaccatgcatatcaagtaaaagtataaattgatttaattctaagtaacctatgcacttaccttatgcaaactagttcaattctgcacttatatattttctttggtttgtgttggcatcaatcaccaaaaagggggagattgaaagggaaataaggtttaaccttttcctataaataattttggtggttgaatgcccaacacaaatgattggactaactagtttgttctagattatatattccacaggtgcataaaggttcaacgcaaaccaataaaagatcaaagttagggttcaaaagcaaaggagcaaaggaaccgAAGGGTGCCCtgatctggcacaccggactgtctggtatgccaccagacagtgtccggtgcaccaggaccgtacaactccaaactcgccaccttcgggtttctcaggcgtcgctccactataattcaccagattgtccggtgtgccaccgaactatccggtgcaccagcggagcaacggctaacagtgcaacggtcgactgcaacgaacACCTATAAACGCTATAGTGCGcggacagtgcgcgcagaagtcagagcagccgccagaggcgcatcggacagtgaacagtacatgtccggtgcggcaccggactgtccagtgcaactagaagacaaagctccaacgatcCTGGAGGGTCCACCTTGATCCAGCAGTAGTGGGTGCCCCAATCTTGAGGTACCAACAGAAACAAAACAAAAAATTTAGAAATTTCTATAACAATCATGAAGCCATGAAATGAGGGCATAAGGCAAGGTTTGAAAATCTTCTACAATAATAACCATGGCAAGCTATAAAACTTAGATATCTATTGCTATTGAAAATTAGGAATTCTCTGGATTAGGTATTTGTTAAGATCTTTCTAAAATGTGTACAAGTGGCACTTGATAAGTGTCGATGGCTAGTGCAACAACCTTTGCTCTATTGCCTACACACATATTCAACTCATTTGTAGCAAATATTCTAGtcctttttagtccttgcaaTGATTTGCAAGTATGAATCATCGATCTGATATCAAATACCCATGATTCACTAAAAGAAATAGCCAGATTAATTTCAATAACATATATACACAAAATAGAAGTCTCAATTTCCTTAATCTTGTAAGTACTTCTTGTAGTTCCTAGACCGTTTCTCAAGGTCACCACAATGAaatttttgtctttagaagaaaggcCAGACTTAGACTTTGCATTTAGCTTTGAGATCTCATCTTTAGCCTTGCCCTCACCTTTGCCCTTCATCTTTAGCAACTGTCTAGGACTTACCCTATTAGATTAAAATAATCAATGAGACTTTGCTTTGGTAGGCCCACCAAGTGATGATTAGAATCTATATAAACATAGTAATTGGAAGGGTATCAAAATAAACTCTTTAATTTTTTAGGGAAACTATCCTATCATATTTAGTACATGGGTGGATAGTAAGGTAGGAAAATAAACCATCGCAGATAATTATATTAAATGTAGGATAGAAGTCATCCATTTATCATGGTGATCTACATCATCAAGTCCTATATGTGGTTTCTATATTTGGGTCATATTATTCATAATATTCTCTATAAAACCATGCTAGGTGGAGAGTCGGATACTACCATGCGGTATGAAAATGGTTTGTCCAAATAATCTGTGTCGTACACTCAGAAATTCCTGGTCACATCACTGAAAGCTCTATATAAATATCACCAGATTAATCAAATCTAGTTGATTTCGAGACAAGCTAAATGTCTCTATTTTTACTGTCAATCATATTGACAATTGTGTGACATAGAGCCATAACAGTATATCCAATTCAGATTTCTTGACTTTCTCAATCTAAAAGATACATGTATTGTTATCCCTACGGTGATTCTAGTCAGTAGAGATATGCGACTATACCGGCAATTACCTCATTTGTCCTAAGTGGTGCTATAACCAAAGAAAAATAGATGCAATATACTAGGAGTATCACCTATATGCAAATAATCTAGATCAAAAATTGTGCATGACCTAGCTCTGGTACCACTAATGTAAATCATGCACGATACACACTAGCATATCTACCATGTTTAACCAAGATTGCATGTAACTACAGAATCATGCATTTCTACTACTAGACGCGCAACACAGTGGAAGGACACATTGATGTAGTGGAAGTCATCGAATGTCCTTGCGTACCAACAACAACACATTTGCCCATCCTCCACAAGTTCGTTATTTATCAACACCACAGTAACAACAGTGTcaccatggtatatccatacgtgTGAAGATGAAATATCGTAATGTCGGTGTGCTAACACCATGCATATCGAGAGAAGCGGTGTCGACGTATCGAGCGTCTGCAACCATAGGAAGAGACAGCGGTAGCTAATATGATTCTCTCAAGCATGCCAGACCTTTGGTACATATAGACCCTTACTAATGTGTTTTTACCATAAAGACTCATTAGTGTTATCATATGTCATGATTGTCTCTTGAACATATATTCAACAATTGGTATTAAAGATATCAATTAATTAATATCGGTGCATGCAACCGAGGCTATAAGCTAAGACATTTAGTTTCGATTGTCTGGTATCCATTGAAGCCAGCTGTTCaggctgctgcagctgcaatctatAGAGACAAAAATATTGTAGAAATAGTAGAAACCGGTACAGATTAAAGCCAAAGGAATAAGCTGACAAATGTTTTTTGTGTAGCACTTCTACCGTCGCTGTCCCATGAAGATCATGGGGAATAATGTACAAGGTCCGGTACTAACACACATGGTGGATGGGGTGAACCGAGAATGACAACCTATCTGTCGACGGACATGGTGGATGGCCGCACTGACCTGGAATTGATGCGCCAAACAATTCGTTTTTTTAGAAAGTTCATATGGTAAACTATTGGAGGGGGTAAATTAAGGTTGGTGCTTATTTTGTTAACTTGTC from Zea mays cultivar B73 chromosome 6, Zm-B73-REFERENCE-NAM-5.0, whole genome shotgun sequence harbors:
- the LOC542387 gene encoding exopolygalacturonase precursor, which gives rise to MACTNNAMRALFLLVLFCIVHGEKEESKGIDAKASGPGGSFDITKLGASGNGKTDSTKAVQEAWASACGGTGKQTILIPKGDFLVGQLNFTGPCKGDVTIQVDGNLLATTDLSQYKDHGNWIEILRVDNLVITGKGNLDGQGPAVWSKNSCTKKYDCKILPNSLVMDFVNNGEVSGVTLLNSKFFHMNMYRCKDMLIKDVTVTAPGDSPNTDGIHMGDSSGITITNTVIGVGDDCISIGPGTSKVNITGVTCGPGHGISIGSLGRYKDEKDVTDINVKDCTLKKTMFGVRIKAYEDAASVLTVSKIHYENIKMEDSANPIFIDMKYCPNKLCTANGASKVTVKDVTFKNITGTSSTPEAVSLLCTAKVPCTGVTMDDVNVEYSGTNNKTMAICTNAKGSTKGCLKELACF